In a single window of the Gemmatimonadota bacterium genome:
- a CDS encoding helix-turn-helix domain-containing protein yields the protein MDIGELARQSGSAPSALRFYEERGLIRSSGRHGLRRQYEPEVLDQVALITLGRSAGLTLDEIGQMLTVGGRAKVDRQLLTDRADAIDDQIRKLTTIREGLRHAAACQAPDHLACPKFRRLMGLAVWKAAVTPKRAGRSQPPPPRRGGAPPRPTSL from the coding sequence ATGGACATCGGGGAATTGGCGCGGCAGTCGGGCTCGGCGCCGTCGGCACTGCGGTTCTACGAGGAGAGGGGATTGATCCGCTCGAGCGGACGGCACGGCCTGCGCCGCCAGTACGAGCCGGAGGTGCTCGATCAGGTGGCGTTGATCACACTGGGGCGGTCGGCGGGGCTCACGCTCGACGAGATCGGGCAGATGCTGACGGTGGGTGGCCGTGCGAAGGTCGATCGTCAGCTGCTGACGGATCGTGCGGATGCGATCGACGACCAGATCCGCAAGCTGACGACCATCCGCGAGGGACTGCGTCACGCGGCCGCCTGCCAGGCGCCCGATCATCTGGCGTGTCCGAAGTTCCGTCGGTTGATGGGGCTCGCGGTGTGGAAGGCGGCCGTCACGCCGAAGCGTGCGGGGCGATCGCAACCGCCGCCGCCACGCCGCGGTGGCGCCCCGCCCCGGCCCACCTCGTTGTAG
- a CDS encoding energy transducer TonB produces MRRGDTIALALLWCGLPLLGIAAQQIDVRPAPPEGCKGTPTADSTIYDAEEASPGPQLRSFRRLEMPTALREAGGKGGVTLAYVVNADGRVDSSNVVVMTVSDSTLIAPARAVVVGSRFWPGCRAGIPVRVQVTQSFGFEAKNYDSRGFLIRPKGGG; encoded by the coding sequence ATGAGGCGTGGCGACACGATCGCCCTCGCGCTGCTGTGGTGCGGGCTGCCACTCCTCGGCATCGCCGCCCAGCAGATCGACGTGCGGCCGGCGCCCCCGGAGGGGTGCAAGGGCACACCGACCGCGGACTCCACCATCTACGACGCCGAGGAAGCATCACCCGGTCCCCAGCTTCGGAGCTTTCGGAGGCTGGAAATGCCGACGGCCCTCCGCGAAGCCGGCGGGAAGGGTGGCGTGACGCTCGCCTACGTCGTGAACGCCGATGGCCGGGTCGACAGCAGCAACGTGGTGGTGATGACGGTCAGCGACTCGACGTTGATCGCGCCGGCCCGTGCCGTGGTCGTCGGGTCGCGCTTCTGGCCCGGCTGCCGCGCAGGCATCCCGGTCCGCGTGCAGGTGACCCAGTCGTTCGGCTTCGAGGCGAAGAACTACGACTCGAGGGGATTCCTCATCCGGCCAAAGGGTGGTGGATGA